The following nucleotide sequence is from Nesterenkonia xinjiangensis.
GTCTGTGACGAGGACCAGGGAGACCGTCTCGCGGAGGAGGTGGGCGGGCTGTTCCTGCGCACCGACGTCACCGACGAGTCCCAGGTCATCGAGCTGTTCGCGACCACACAGGAGCGCCTCGGCGCTGTGGACGTGGCCTTCAACAACGTCGGGATCTCCCCGCCCGACGACGCATCCATCCTGGAGACCGGGCTCGACGCCTGGCGGCGTGTCCAGGAGGTGAACCTCACCAGCGTCTTCCACTGCTGCAAGCAGGTGATCCCGTACATGCAGGCCCAGGGACGGGGCTCGATCATCAACACCGCCTCCTTCGTGGCGGTGATGGGCGCGGCGACCAGCCAGATCAGCTACTCCGCCTCCAAGGGCGGGGTGCTCTCGATGAGCCGGGAGCTGGGCGTGGAGTTCGCCCGGCAGGGGATTCGGGTCAACGCCCTGTGCCCCGGCCCGGTGAACACGCCCCTGCTGCAGGAGCTCTTCGCGAAGGATCCGGAGCGGGCGGCCCGCCGCCTGGTGCACGCCCCCATGGGCCGCTTCGCCGAGCCGGAGGAAATCGCTGCCGCGGTGGCCTTCCTGGCCTCCGACGACGCCTCCTTCATCACCGCCAGCGAATTCCT
It contains:
- a CDS encoding 3-oxoacyl-ACP reductase, whose amino-acid sequence is MTDTASQSPFGGLVTNRLAGRVATVTGGASGIGLATVRRLAHEGATVVIADVCDEDQGDRLAEEVGGLFLRTDVTDESQVIELFATTQERLGAVDVAFNNVGISPPDDASILETGLDAWRRVQEVNLTSVFHCCKQVIPYMQAQGRGSIINTASFVAVMGAATSQISYSASKGGVLSMSRELGVEFARQGIRVNALCPGPVNTPLLQELFAKDPERAARRLVHAPMGRFAEPEEIAAAVAFLASDDASFITASEFLVDGGIAGAYVTPM